A part of Rhinatrema bivittatum chromosome 16, aRhiBiv1.1, whole genome shotgun sequence genomic DNA contains:
- the LOC115078480 gene encoding olfactory receptor 1009-like translates to MEEENITTVTEFIILGFPEFPDLQIPLFLLFLLIYLLILMGNLTIITATCLDPRLQTPMYFFLCNLSFLDISSTSVTLPKLLDIFLRKGQSISVNGCFIQMHFFIVSLCLEFLLLTVMAYDRYVAICHPLRYAVIMNWKVCILIAAGTWIFGLLNPVTYTVLISRFSFCGSNEINHFFCDLSALLKLSCTSTSTIEYITYILGTLVGLPCITSTLVSYVYIISAILRIRSTEGRRKAFSTCSSHLTVVILFYGTVLCSYMRPTSTQSLTQNKLFAVLYNALIPMFNPMIYSLRNKKVKKALSNIFPRKLFFLRDQKNIFSAS, encoded by the coding sequence ATGGAAGAGGAAAATATCACTACGGTAACAGAATTCATCATTCTGGGGTTTCCTGAATTTCCAGATCtacaaattccccttttccttctgttcttACTGATTTACCTGCTCATCCTGATGGGGAACCTCACTATTATAACCGCGACATGCTTGGACCCTCGCCTGCAaacccccatgtactttttcctctgtaACTTGTCCTTCCTCGATATTTCTTCCACCTCTGTCACTCTCCCGAAATTGCTGGACATCTTCTTAAGGAAGGGTCAGAGTATTTCTGTAAATGGCTGTTTTATACAGATGCATTTTTTTATAGTTTCATTATGTTTAGAATTTCTTCTGCTTACAGTCATGGCTTATGACCGCTATGTTGCGATCTGTCACCCTCTACGCTACGCTGTGATAATGAATTGGAAGGTCTGCATACTGATTGCTGCAGGGACCTGGATCTTTGGGCTTCTTAACCCTGTGACATATACTGTCCTTATATCACGTTTCTCTTTTTGTGGCTCTAATGagattaaccatttcttctgtgatctCTCAGCTCTGCTAAAACTCTCCTGCACCAGCACCTCCACCATTGAATATATAACTTACATTTTAGGAACTTTGGTGGGGCTTCCCTGCATTACCTCAACCCTTGTGTCTTACGTCTACATCATCTCCGCCATCCTGAGGATCCGTTCCACCGAGGGGAGAcgcaaagccttctccacctgctcctcccacctcacggtCGTTATTCTCTTCTACGGGACTGTGCTCTGTTCATATATGAGACCAACGTCCACGCAATCCCTCACTCAAAACAAGCTCTTTGCAGTGTTGTATAACGCTTTAATCCCCATGTTCAACCCCATGATTTATAGCCTGAGAAATAAAAAGGTCAAGAAAGCCCTCAGCAATATATTTCCAAGGAAACTGTTTTTTCTTAGAGATCAGAAGAACATCTTCTCTGCCTCTTGA